A stretch of Mastacembelus armatus chromosome 1, fMasArm1.2, whole genome shotgun sequence DNA encodes these proteins:
- the marchf1 gene encoding uncharacterized protein marchf1 isoform X1 has product MPVQQITVVPSRETTSNDKSVPHSKDKIGGRKVSGRSGSRSSNISKASSSTTGLTAASRTSITPSSQDICSSGHLTRLEEDASELYIHNNHTRTSAMTVTSTSTAIGSSAHAQKKQVKRRYQRKRSSCTGFEGVETNGKQEQTDRSDRSLSSDRGEMGEKREHSIKNRRELPLRLRCAGALQSDSSSEDEAWREARSWSKEKARRARRRSGSSRERDGVNGDKGGKDKTNMELQSVGSDEGKENQPLVEDSAGLKKRHSSRSSKNKHCHISQREVSQSREKPKSNKSHSPGGSSSLAEGGEELITKRYHEKGSGHGDMSVPTPEKHCNVNGGTQEPCSDDSELEVCRICHCEGNDECPLIMPCRCTGSLSFVHQACLNQWIKSSDTRCCELCKFDFIMETKLKPLRKWEKLQMSKSERRKIFCSVLFHFIAVVCMLWSVYTLVKRTAEEIRLGKNDLWRVSLLKYYTSQGVLEWPFWTKLIMVSIGLIGGLIFMYIQCKVYLQLWRRLKAFNRIITVQNCPEKDLHNSQVQTSTLANGKHENVEVPVSPAPEMDSDMSVEAAVAPAQNPV; this is encoded by the exons ATGCCAGTACAGCAGATAACAGTGGTTCCATCCAGGGAGACAACCAGTAACGACAAGAGCGTTCCTCATTCCAAAGACAAAATCGGG GGGAGGAAGGTTTCTGGGCGTTCAGGGAGTCGATCCAGCAACATTTCAAAG GCCAGCAGCTCTACAACAGGACTAACTGCAGCCTCTAGGACATCAATCACTCCATCTTCTCAGGACATATGCAG TTCTGGCCATCTGACCCGTTTAGAGGAGGATGCTTCTGAATTATACATACACAACAATCACACACGCACCTCTGCAATGACAGTCACCAGCACCAGCACAGCTATAGGCTCATCGGCTCATGCCCAGAAGAAGCAGGTGAAGCGACGTTATCAGCGCAAGAGGAGCAGCTGCACTGGCTTTGAAGGTGTGGAAACCAACGGCAAACAAGAGCAGACGGACCGTAGCGACCGCAGCCTCAGCTCTGACCGCGGCGAGATGGGGGAGAAGAGGGAGCACTCCATAAAAAACCGTAGGGAGCTCCCCCTTCGCCTCCGCTGTGCAGGTGCCCTTCAGTCTGATTCCTCCTCAGAGGATGAGGCCTGGCGTGAAGCCCGCAGCTGGAGCAAAGAGAAAGCCAGAAGAGCTCGTCGCCGCAGTGGAAGCAGCCGTGAAAGGGATGGGGTAAATGGGGATAAAGGaggcaaagacaaaacaaacatggagtTGCAGTCGGTGGGCTCAGATGAAGGAAAGGAGAACCAGCCTCTGGTGGAGGACAGCGCAGGCCTTAAGAAACGGCACAGCAGCCGTAGCTCAAAGAACAAACACTGCCACATTTCACAGAGGGAAGTCTCACAAAGCAGAGAGAAGCCAAAGAGCAACAAGTCTCACAGTCCAGGAGGCAGCTCCTCACTGGCAGAAGGTGGAGAGGAGCTGATCACCAAGAGGTACCATGAAAAGGGGTCAGGCCATGGAGACATGTCAGTGCCCACACCagagaaacactgcaatgtGAATGGAGGCACACAAGAGCCCTGCTCTGATGACTCTGAGCTGGAGGTCTGCAG GATCTGCCACTGTGAGGGGAATGATGAGTGCCCATTGATAATGCCTTGTCGCTGCACAGGAAGTCTGAGTTTCGTCCACCAGGCTTGTCTCAACCAGTGGATCAAATCCTCAGACACTCGCTGCTGTGAACTCTGCAAGTTTGATTTCATTATGGAGACGAAGCTCAAACCTTTACGTAAG TGGGAGAAGCTACAGATGTCGAAGAGCGAGAGGAGAAAGATCTTCTGTTCGGTGTTGTTTCACTTCATAGCAGTAGTGTGTATGTTGTGGTCAGTCTACACTCTGGTCAAGAGAACCGCTGAAGAGATTAGACTTGGCAAGAATG ATTTATGGAGAGTTTCTCTTCTGAAGTATTATACATCACAGG GTGTGCTGGAGTGGCCCTTCTGGACCAAGCTGATCATGGTGTCCATAGGCCTAATAGGCGGCCTCATCTTCATGTACATCCAGTGCAAAGTCTATCTGCAGCTGTGGCGCCGCCTCAAGGCCTTCAACCGCATCATCACTGTGCAGAACTGTCCTGAGAAAGACCTGCACAACTCTCAGGTTCAGACCAGCACCCTTGCCAACGGCAAGCATGAAAATGTGGAGGTACCAGTTAGTCCAGCTCCAGAGATGGATTCTGACATGTCAGTGGAGGCTGCTGTGGCCCCCGCTCAAAATCCTGTCTGA
- the marchf1 gene encoding uncharacterized protein marchf1 isoform X2 yields MPVQQITVVPSRETTSNDKSVPHSKDKIGGRKVSGRSGSRSSNISKASSSTTGLTAASRTSITPSSQDICSSGHLTRLEEDASELYIHNNHTRTSAMTVTSTSTAIGSSAHAQKKQVKRRYQRKRSSCTGFEGVETNGKQEQTDRSDRSLSSDRGEMGEKREHSIKNRRELPLRLRCAGALQSDSSSEDEAWREARSWSKEKARRARRRSGSSRERDGVNGDKGGKDKTNMELQSVGSDEGKENQPLVEDSAGLKKRHSSRSSKNKHCHISQREVSQSREKPKSNKSHSPGGSSSLAEGGEELITKRYHEKGSGHGDMSVPTPEKHCNVNGGTQEPCSDDSELEVCRICHCEGNDECPLIMPCRCTGSLSFVHQACLNQWIKSSDTRCCELCKFDFIMETKLKPLRKWEKLQMSKSERRKIFCSVLFHFIAVVCMLWSVYTLVKRTAEEIRLGKNGVLEWPFWTKLIMVSIGLIGGLIFMYIQCKVYLQLWRRLKAFNRIITVQNCPEKDLHNSQVQTSTLANGKHENVEVPVSPAPEMDSDMSVEAAVAPAQNPV; encoded by the exons ATGCCAGTACAGCAGATAACAGTGGTTCCATCCAGGGAGACAACCAGTAACGACAAGAGCGTTCCTCATTCCAAAGACAAAATCGGG GGGAGGAAGGTTTCTGGGCGTTCAGGGAGTCGATCCAGCAACATTTCAAAG GCCAGCAGCTCTACAACAGGACTAACTGCAGCCTCTAGGACATCAATCACTCCATCTTCTCAGGACATATGCAG TTCTGGCCATCTGACCCGTTTAGAGGAGGATGCTTCTGAATTATACATACACAACAATCACACACGCACCTCTGCAATGACAGTCACCAGCACCAGCACAGCTATAGGCTCATCGGCTCATGCCCAGAAGAAGCAGGTGAAGCGACGTTATCAGCGCAAGAGGAGCAGCTGCACTGGCTTTGAAGGTGTGGAAACCAACGGCAAACAAGAGCAGACGGACCGTAGCGACCGCAGCCTCAGCTCTGACCGCGGCGAGATGGGGGAGAAGAGGGAGCACTCCATAAAAAACCGTAGGGAGCTCCCCCTTCGCCTCCGCTGTGCAGGTGCCCTTCAGTCTGATTCCTCCTCAGAGGATGAGGCCTGGCGTGAAGCCCGCAGCTGGAGCAAAGAGAAAGCCAGAAGAGCTCGTCGCCGCAGTGGAAGCAGCCGTGAAAGGGATGGGGTAAATGGGGATAAAGGaggcaaagacaaaacaaacatggagtTGCAGTCGGTGGGCTCAGATGAAGGAAAGGAGAACCAGCCTCTGGTGGAGGACAGCGCAGGCCTTAAGAAACGGCACAGCAGCCGTAGCTCAAAGAACAAACACTGCCACATTTCACAGAGGGAAGTCTCACAAAGCAGAGAGAAGCCAAAGAGCAACAAGTCTCACAGTCCAGGAGGCAGCTCCTCACTGGCAGAAGGTGGAGAGGAGCTGATCACCAAGAGGTACCATGAAAAGGGGTCAGGCCATGGAGACATGTCAGTGCCCACACCagagaaacactgcaatgtGAATGGAGGCACACAAGAGCCCTGCTCTGATGACTCTGAGCTGGAGGTCTGCAG GATCTGCCACTGTGAGGGGAATGATGAGTGCCCATTGATAATGCCTTGTCGCTGCACAGGAAGTCTGAGTTTCGTCCACCAGGCTTGTCTCAACCAGTGGATCAAATCCTCAGACACTCGCTGCTGTGAACTCTGCAAGTTTGATTTCATTATGGAGACGAAGCTCAAACCTTTACGTAAG TGGGAGAAGCTACAGATGTCGAAGAGCGAGAGGAGAAAGATCTTCTGTTCGGTGTTGTTTCACTTCATAGCAGTAGTGTGTATGTTGTGGTCAGTCTACACTCTGGTCAAGAGAACCGCTGAAGAGATTAGACTTGGCAAGAATG GTGTGCTGGAGTGGCCCTTCTGGACCAAGCTGATCATGGTGTCCATAGGCCTAATAGGCGGCCTCATCTTCATGTACATCCAGTGCAAAGTCTATCTGCAGCTGTGGCGCCGCCTCAAGGCCTTCAACCGCATCATCACTGTGCAGAACTGTCCTGAGAAAGACCTGCACAACTCTCAGGTTCAGACCAGCACCCTTGCCAACGGCAAGCATGAAAATGTGGAGGTACCAGTTAGTCCAGCTCCAGAGATGGATTCTGACATGTCAGTGGAGGCTGCTGTGGCCCCCGCTCAAAATCCTGTCTGA
- the marchf1 gene encoding E3 ubiquitin-protein ligase MARCH1 isoform X3: protein MTVTSTSTAIGSSAHAQKKQVKRRYQRKRSSCTGFEGVETNGKQEQTDRSDRSLSSDRGEMGEKREHSIKNRRELPLRLRCAGALQSDSSSEDEAWREARSWSKEKARRARRRSGSSRERDGVNGDKGGKDKTNMELQSVGSDEGKENQPLVEDSAGLKKRHSSRSSKNKHCHISQREVSQSREKPKSNKSHSPGGSSSLAEGGEELITKRYHEKGSGHGDMSVPTPEKHCNVNGGTQEPCSDDSELEVCRICHCEGNDECPLIMPCRCTGSLSFVHQACLNQWIKSSDTRCCELCKFDFIMETKLKPLRKWEKLQMSKSERRKIFCSVLFHFIAVVCMLWSVYTLVKRTAEEIRLGKNDLWRVSLLKYYTSQGVLEWPFWTKLIMVSIGLIGGLIFMYIQCKVYLQLWRRLKAFNRIITVQNCPEKDLHNSQVQTSTLANGKHENVEVPVSPAPEMDSDMSVEAAVAPAQNPV from the exons ATGACAGTCACCAGCACCAGCACAGCTATAGGCTCATCGGCTCATGCCCAGAAGAAGCAGGTGAAGCGACGTTATCAGCGCAAGAGGAGCAGCTGCACTGGCTTTGAAGGTGTGGAAACCAACGGCAAACAAGAGCAGACGGACCGTAGCGACCGCAGCCTCAGCTCTGACCGCGGCGAGATGGGGGAGAAGAGGGAGCACTCCATAAAAAACCGTAGGGAGCTCCCCCTTCGCCTCCGCTGTGCAGGTGCCCTTCAGTCTGATTCCTCCTCAGAGGATGAGGCCTGGCGTGAAGCCCGCAGCTGGAGCAAAGAGAAAGCCAGAAGAGCTCGTCGCCGCAGTGGAAGCAGCCGTGAAAGGGATGGGGTAAATGGGGATAAAGGaggcaaagacaaaacaaacatggagtTGCAGTCGGTGGGCTCAGATGAAGGAAAGGAGAACCAGCCTCTGGTGGAGGACAGCGCAGGCCTTAAGAAACGGCACAGCAGCCGTAGCTCAAAGAACAAACACTGCCACATTTCACAGAGGGAAGTCTCACAAAGCAGAGAGAAGCCAAAGAGCAACAAGTCTCACAGTCCAGGAGGCAGCTCCTCACTGGCAGAAGGTGGAGAGGAGCTGATCACCAAGAGGTACCATGAAAAGGGGTCAGGCCATGGAGACATGTCAGTGCCCACACCagagaaacactgcaatgtGAATGGAGGCACACAAGAGCCCTGCTCTGATGACTCTGAGCTGGAGGTCTGCAG GATCTGCCACTGTGAGGGGAATGATGAGTGCCCATTGATAATGCCTTGTCGCTGCACAGGAAGTCTGAGTTTCGTCCACCAGGCTTGTCTCAACCAGTGGATCAAATCCTCAGACACTCGCTGCTGTGAACTCTGCAAGTTTGATTTCATTATGGAGACGAAGCTCAAACCTTTACGTAAG TGGGAGAAGCTACAGATGTCGAAGAGCGAGAGGAGAAAGATCTTCTGTTCGGTGTTGTTTCACTTCATAGCAGTAGTGTGTATGTTGTGGTCAGTCTACACTCTGGTCAAGAGAACCGCTGAAGAGATTAGACTTGGCAAGAATG ATTTATGGAGAGTTTCTCTTCTGAAGTATTATACATCACAGG GTGTGCTGGAGTGGCCCTTCTGGACCAAGCTGATCATGGTGTCCATAGGCCTAATAGGCGGCCTCATCTTCATGTACATCCAGTGCAAAGTCTATCTGCAGCTGTGGCGCCGCCTCAAGGCCTTCAACCGCATCATCACTGTGCAGAACTGTCCTGAGAAAGACCTGCACAACTCTCAGGTTCAGACCAGCACCCTTGCCAACGGCAAGCATGAAAATGTGGAGGTACCAGTTAGTCCAGCTCCAGAGATGGATTCTGACATGTCAGTGGAGGCTGCTGTGGCCCCCGCTCAAAATCCTGTCTGA
- the tma16 gene encoding translation machinery-associated protein 16 has translation MPKLQKGKASEKVVHPYSRKAAYLAREEARLKKKERQKNDKATRLSSTGEKLLWFQGQLDPAKTVYTRKDACDIVERYLQRFDSELEQIELMNGIKGRQGRLHGAREAVIKQTIERERMQYEGVGFEIPDIINAKHLKTFREWTGDLKKLPNIKLRKVSNKGVDTKNTGEEKLEADEDSKEEEDDLDSEQVDEMMLMSDAN, from the exons ATG CCTAAGCTTCAGAAAGGAAAAGCCTCGGAGAAGGTTGTTCACCCGTACAGCAGGAAAGCCGCTTACCTCGCCCGAGAAGAAGCCAGActgaagaagaaggaaag GCAAAAGAACGACAAAGCCACACGCCTGAGCAGCACTG GTGAGAAGCTGTTGTGGTTTCAGGGACAGTTGGATCCAGCAAAGACAGTTTACACCAGGAAAGATGCTTGTGACATTGTCGAGAG GTACCTCCAGAGGTTCGATTCTGAACTTGAGCAGATTGAGCTGATGAACGGGATCAAGGGTCGTCAAGGTCGTCTCCATGGTGCAAGAGAAGCCGTCATCAAGCAGACCATAGAGCGGGAGCGAATGCAGTATGAGGGCGTTGGATTTG AGATCCCAGACATCATCAACGCAAAGCATTTGAAAACATTCAG GGAGTGGACTGGTGATCTGAAAAAACTTCCAAATATTAAACTACGAAAGGTGTCTAACAAAGGCGTGGACACAAAGAATACAGGAGAGGAGAAACTTGAGGCAGACGAAGATAGtaaggaggaagaagatgattTGGACAGTGAGCAGGTGGATGAGATGATGCTGATGTCGGATGCAAACTGA
- the tmem154 gene encoding transmembrane protein 154 isoform X1 has product MSASRPGNMRGPWVKTPLLVLLLLLAGVARTETQTQDEDTSDSEGLEVDAQPSASPSSVSSSTLTPYTTHTEVPVKEIIEEDHGSGQGDSSNETDDFLETTDDPSDTNLTTLSSEPNEGLSFIIILIPVVLVVITIAIIVCGIFISRWVTQQSRNEALREEDPYLDGSSTEKVPMPMFEEDVPSVLEVEMEELDQWMKKDGGITEDSNHE; this is encoded by the exons ATGTCTGCCTCTCGGCCTGGTAACATGAGAGGCCCCTGGGTGAAGACCCCTTTGCTcgtgctgctgttgctgttggcCGGCGTGGCCAGGACAG AGACTCAGACACAAGACGAGGACACCAGTGACTCAGAAGGACTTGAAGTTGATGCACAGCCCTCAG CGTCCCCCTCAAGTGTTTCCAGTTCCACTTTAACACCATACACCACCCATACAGAAGTGCCAG TTAAAGAGATCATAGAAGAAGATCATGGCTCAGGACAGGGCGACTCCTCCAACGAGACTGATG ATTTTCTAGAAACAACAGACGACCCTAGTGACACGAATTTGACCACCCTCTCATCTGAGCCTAATGAGGGTTTGAGTTTCATCATCATTCTGATTCCAGTGGTGTTGGTGGTCATAACCATTGCCATCATAGTTTGTGGTATTTTCATCAGCCGCTGGGTCACCCAACAGTCAAGAAATGAAG CGCTGAGAGAAGAAGATCCATACTTGGATGGATCCAGCACTGAGAAGGTGCCAAT GCCCATGTTTGAAGAAGACGTGCCCTCTGTACTGGAGGTAGAGATGGAGGAGTTGGACCAATGGATGAAAAAAGATG gtgGAATTACAGAAGACTCAAACCATGAATAA
- the tmem154 gene encoding transmembrane protein 154 isoform X2, with the protein MSASRPGNMRGPWVKTPLLVLLLLLAGVARTETQTQDEDTSDSEGLEVDAQPSASPSSVSSSTLTPYTTHTEVPDFLETTDDPSDTNLTTLSSEPNEGLSFIIILIPVVLVVITIAIIVCGIFISRWVTQQSRNEALREEDPYLDGSSTEKVPMPMFEEDVPSVLEVEMEELDQWMKKDGGITEDSNHE; encoded by the exons ATGTCTGCCTCTCGGCCTGGTAACATGAGAGGCCCCTGGGTGAAGACCCCTTTGCTcgtgctgctgttgctgttggcCGGCGTGGCCAGGACAG AGACTCAGACACAAGACGAGGACACCAGTGACTCAGAAGGACTTGAAGTTGATGCACAGCCCTCAG CGTCCCCCTCAAGTGTTTCCAGTTCCACTTTAACACCATACACCACCCATACAGAAGTGCCAG ATTTTCTAGAAACAACAGACGACCCTAGTGACACGAATTTGACCACCCTCTCATCTGAGCCTAATGAGGGTTTGAGTTTCATCATCATTCTGATTCCAGTGGTGTTGGTGGTCATAACCATTGCCATCATAGTTTGTGGTATTTTCATCAGCCGCTGGGTCACCCAACAGTCAAGAAATGAAG CGCTGAGAGAAGAAGATCCATACTTGGATGGATCCAGCACTGAGAAGGTGCCAAT GCCCATGTTTGAAGAAGACGTGCCCTCTGTACTGGAGGTAGAGATGGAGGAGTTGGACCAATGGATGAAAAAAGATG gtgGAATTACAGAAGACTCAAACCATGAATAA